In Gloeocapsa sp. DLM2.Bin57, the sequence AAGATTTTCCTCATTTAGTTAGTGAAAATGGGGGTATTCCTGTTAATAAAGTTTTACGTAAGTTAAATAAACATCAACTCAATCCTCCTGATCATAGTGAAGTTGCAGCGATCGCCCTTGCTTTATATCGTAGTATTTATCAAAGCTAAAGTCCCAACTTTACTTTTTATTAATCATTACAGTTGCAGTTACCTTCTTCACCTTGTTGGTGTTCGTGTTCACCAGGATCGTCTATGATTAAAGTTCCTGCTAAATAAGAAGCGATCGCCACATCAGGATTAGTTTCGGGTGTAATAACTCCTTCGATACCCATATTTTCTAGACGACGGAGTAAACCTTTACCCATACTTCCCCCAATTAATACTTGAGTATCTTCTAAGGGGTGTGTTTCTTGTGGAGAACTGTAGTGAAAAGCTTGTTGTTTCGGTAATTGCAACAGATCTTTAGAGATAATCGCGTTATTTTCTACGTTATATATCCAAAACTTTTGGCATTTGCCTGTATGTGTAGTGATACTAGTACTATTTTGACTTGCTACAGCGATTTTCATAAGGATAGCCTCCAGGCTGTTAGTGACGGTTACTCAGCAGACAGCCTAGATAAGCTCAATAAAGATTAGGCTACCCACTTTACCTAGTATTATAAGCCATTTTTTCCTAACCTCAAGAAATTTTTTCGGGCTAAAAGGCTTGAATCCACTCTTTAATCTGATATTGAGTCCAAATCCCCTTGAGCCAATATGGGTCATTTTCTATCAATTCTCGGACTTTTTCGGGGTTAGTCGCTTCATAAATAGCGAAAACCTGGGTATTATCTACGGTAGGACCGATAGTAATCAGAATACCTTGTTCTTTCTGTTTAGCTAAACCCTCTAAATGGGCTTGACGGTAGGGGGTACGTTTAGTCAAGGCGTCCTCACAATAGCTACCCCACATAATGTATTTAGTCATGCTTAACTCCTGAGTGTGACTTGAAAATCCTTAACTAGAGTATCTCGTACTTTTTGGTGTACTGGTTCTATATCTGCTTCGGTTAGAGTGCGATCGCTTACTCTATAGACTAAACTAAAAGCTAAGCTTCGTTGTCCTGATGGGACATTTTCTCCCTGATATTGGTCGAATAATTCCACGGTTTCTAACAACTTACCACCTACTTTCATCATTCCTGCGGTTAATTGGGCTACAGTCACTTGATTAGAGACAAAAAAGGCTAAATCTCTGGTGATAGCGGGATAAGTAGAGT encodes:
- a CDS encoding nitrogen fixation protein, whose protein sequence is MKIAVASQNSTSITTHTGKCQKFWIYNVENNAIISKDLLQLPKQQAFHYSSPQETHPLEDTQVLIGGSMGKGLLRRLENMGIEGVITPETNPDVAIASYLAGTLIIDDPGEHEHQQGEEGNCNCND